GGATCTCTGACAGCGAGGGCAGAGCCTTCTTAAGCTTCTCCTTGTCTTTCCCACCATGGTCAAGTTTAAACATGGCATCCGTCTCCagtttctccttctctgtccgCTCTGtgcagagagatggaggagagagtCAATTAGGAACAGAAAACAAGCAGACTGTCAAAAATAGTACCAACCATTAAAAGAAAAGCCTCAAGGAGCAAGGACATAAAGACAGTCTTACAGTTTGCGATGGGCTATAAACTTGACACAGCATTATTGAAATAAAAACCTTCTTTGCCGTTGTCATGGTGCTGATTTCCACCCTAAGCAagttatcttttgatttataataaacacaaatccTTTACCTGTGGTGAGAATCTGCTCATTTTCAGCCATGTCCCAGCGTTCCTCCTTCCTGCTCGCCCCACTTACAATTACGTAGTCGCAGGTTGCCGGATCAGTCTGCATCTCGATGTAGTTGACACACAGATGACACTTCATCCTAAACCTGGTTGAGGAGACAAAAAAGATCTAAGTATCTTTAATTCTTCATTTTAACTTTGGGTCACTTTGTCAGGGAGGTTCGTGATGATTCTCTATTGTTTAAGGAGATGCGGCACCACACAACTGCATCATGTTCAAGTCAGCTTCAacccagtgtgtttgtgtttacctGTAGATTGGCGTGGAGTAGTAGTTCCCCACTTTCTTCTTCTCAGCATTGTAACGGACCCCTGTGCAAGCAGAACAGCAGCATTATGGAAATGAAAAGACATGGTGTGAGTCTGTGAGACTGAAACTGAATAAATGGTCTGGTTTTGTCTTCAAACTTACCCATGCCGATGTGATTTTTGCAGCCATCACACCAGATATTGTAGGGCATCTCAAACCTTAATGGGCAACAATTAAACAGTTAAAACATACACTTCACACCAGTTCTAGGAAATGTTCTTTTAAAGGTCTAGtacagtgaggttgcagaactgaactTTTCCCATGTaacaagcatgtaggagaactactgtaactgacacaaaaatgcaaatggccttatctagagccagggTTTGgattgtccgttctgggctactttggaacaacatggcggactcagaggaagaggacccgctcggTATGTAGGTACAAAAAAGCTCacttaaggtaacaaaaaaaacaacgattcttattgtcatgtgattataaactaatgaaaacatagtatgaatattacatactatttctgccaatatatgcccctaaatccaacacactggacctttaaagttaAGTATTACAGATTTTATGATAACTAAAATTACTGAATGCAATGAAGATGCACTGTAGCATTTGTGTCATTCATTTGTATGTATAAACATGTCTTCTGGAGACTATAACGTAGTAATTCAACATATCTGATCACATGTCAGTGCCTGGATTGCAAATGATAATCACTGATAATTTCCAATCTCCCACCATCATCTGTTCATTTCTATTTGTGTATCTATTTCTTGTGTATGTGTATACTAACCTGATGATGAGGATGCCCTGGGACAGTTTCCTGGCCCTCTCCCGCAGAGCGTGAGTTTTATGGTAGCCATTGAGGGATCCATGCTGAAGACACAGAATGATGGAAATGTAAGTCAGTATCTGCTCCATAGAAGTAGAATTCCATTTTTATGATCTGTACACCCAGGTTGCActtgactgacacacacatgtctGTGTGATCATCATACATCAGACATACCTTGGCTGGATCAAAATCTGGAGGGTAGTATTTGTTTGTTCCTTTTCTTTCACCCTGTCAAAGAGCAGCGCAGGATACTTTGTTAATAATAGTACAACGTTAAACATATATCATTGTGAATATTTGTATCTTGACAGACAGCTAAATTCATTATTCATCATGACTTACCATGGTGACGACTAGATCTCCACACCAGTGATAAATTCACCCTTTATGCATGAGATAAAAAAGAAGTCATGTCACATACATCATACTGTAACATTTAGGTTACATGTAAACAGTTATACACACTCAGTTGTCAGTTTATTAGGCCCACCTACCTAACACTAAGGTTAGGGGAGGAGGTAATGTCGCAAGATAGCATTTTTCAATTGGTGAAAACGACAAACCAGactacattaaaaaatgtgcGTATTAATGCTGCCAATTAACTGTCTTTGGAAACATACAGTGCACACATAATATGAACATAAAATGAATTgtaaaaaaatctattaatgTTCATAAATTTTGCATATGTCACTAAAGACCTAGATAGTAAAACATTAGACAGAAATTCAACTATAACAGGGACTGATTGGAATTGGGGATGTATAAGGTActcatccatagtcagtgtgttacatacagtagatgtcagtcagcatgccatcagtttggagaagcaggccgGAGTCCGACatagaagctaagcaatgtactgctgttgatgggggtcagcagcaaaacctattttaaccacctaaaagaaatctgtatcagtttaagtgtacgctacatTGAGAGTAAGGCAgcacggtggtacagtggttagcactgtcgccttcATCAACAGCTtgagttccccatctatgctctcatcaaagccaccagactccattgacaaaaacagtcattttagctcactgaaaaCAGGAGCCGCAAGTCTGCCGCTGCTTCGATCAgctagttagtttgtgttactgtgtgactttggtgaatccaatctaacccttttaaatgccaaagtcacataataacactAACCATGTGACTGtccaaggcagcagtagaccagcagctcctgtgttcagcagtgtTTAATCACtctttttctcaatggagtctggctgtgatGAGAGTGATATAACAGCTTAATTTTCCCactggaaatcactgtctggcattcaggtaaagcagtgaaaatattgtaaataaagcacacacttaaactgatcTTGACGTTTTAAAATACGTTTTGTAGCTGGCCCCTCCACAGCACTACATTGCTTAGCTACTacgttggactccagcctgcatTTCCAAACTAGGGACGTGTCGACtggcatctactgtatgtaatacactgtctatggataagtaacTCATAcgaccccacttcaaaaaatgtgaactatccctttaagcctgAAACTTCACCACACTTTGTAAACCAGTTAGCAAAGTGTCAACTAACTTTATAGCTTCAATTACACCACACACATATTGGCTGACTATCGGTTACGTTAGCTAATTAATGCGTCTTTAATTTCTGACAGGAGGGTGAGGGGTGTGTCGAGcttatatataaaaacatttaactgcCATATTTTTACATGGAGTTTGGTGTATTGATCTGTAACCGCAGTTGAGCGCATCGGAGCTAaaagcaagctaacattagctagcttgctagctgaCGTTAGCATCCTCTTCGAGCCAATATGAACAACATGGAGCTAAACGATAACTGCAAACAACAGTTTAAGTATCATAATTTCAAAATGCGCTGCTGTCATATTTACTGTTGATTACAAACCTTAAAAATTACTCACAAATGCTCTCGTAGCTGTACACAAGCAGCAAAAAACCAAACACCACAGTGCTGATGGGTAATGAGACGTCATTTCCAGGTTGCGGAAGTGGCGTCATGTTGCGGAGGATTCTGGGAAGTACCGGTGTCACAAGGAGAAACGTGGTCAGACCAGAGCAGGCAAAATATTTACAGTTCGtgtcagctgtcatttattAATGTCGCAGAAATGGGAACTAAAACGGAGCCGCTCAAACGTTACATTTGCTCGTTTACCGGCTGCTCGGCGGCTTATAACAAACAGTGGAAACTGGACGCTCACCTGTGTAAACACACCGGAGTGAAGCCGTACACATGTGAGCACAGCGGCTGCGGTAAGTCCTTCTGCAGTCCTTACCACCTGACGAGACATGAGCTCACTCACAGCGGGGTGAAGCCGTTTCAGTGCACCGAGGACGGCTGCGAGGAGGCCTTCACCACCAACACTAACCGGGACAGACACATCAGCCGCGttcacacacaccagcagaggAAGTACGTTTGCAAATTCGAGGACTGTGAGCTGGAGTTCAAGAAAAAAGAGCAGCTCAAGTCTCACATGTGTGAACAGCACACCCAGCTGCCCTCTTACCAGTGCACTTATGAAGGCTGCCAGATGCGATTCACCGTCCCCAGCAAGCTGAAGCGGCACGAGAAGGTGCACAGGGGGTACCCCTGTAAGGAGGAGGGCTGCAGCTTCACGGGGAAGACCTGGACAGAGTACCTGAAGCACAGGAAGGAGCAGCACAGGCTCGTCCTGAGGTGCGACCAGTGCAGCAAGGTCTTCAGGGACTCCTGGTTCCTGCAGCAGCATCAGCGCGTCCACTCTGACACGCGGGTGGTCCTCAAGTGCCCCAGGGATGGCTGTGACAGGTCATTCACCACAGTGTTTAACCTGCAGAGCCATGTCGGCTCCTTCCACGAGGAGCTGCGGCCCTTCGCCTGCACCCATGCAGGCTGTGGGAAGACTTTCACCATGAGACAGAGCCTCCAGCGTCACAGCATTGTCCACGACCcggagaggaagaagataagGAAGCCTAGACCCAAAAGATCCCTTGCTTCCAGGTTAA
The window above is part of the Epinephelus moara isolate mb chromosome 5, YSFRI_EMoa_1.0, whole genome shotgun sequence genome. Proteins encoded here:
- the gtf3aa gene encoding general transcription factor IIIAa; translated protein: MGTKTEPLKRYICSFTGCSAAYNKQWKLDAHLCKHTGVKPYTCEHSGCGKSFCSPYHLTRHELTHSGVKPFQCTEDGCEEAFTTNTNRDRHISRVHTHQQRKYVCKFEDCELEFKKKEQLKSHMCEQHTQLPSYQCTYEGCQMRFTVPSKLKRHEKVHRGYPCKEEGCSFTGKTWTEYLKHRKEQHRLVLRCDQCSKVFRDSWFLQQHQRVHSDTRVVLKCPRDGCDRSFTTVFNLQSHVGSFHEELRPFACTHAGCGKTFTMRQSLQRHSIVHDPERKKIRKPRPKRSLASRLSGYRETKTVVVKKHNGPGSLTGSAQKNTGPPGPVELVSLLQDTSLLCSPAVDTHGLTNALTLTV